The Methanomicrobia archaeon genome includes a window with the following:
- a CDS encoding formate--phosphoribosylaminoimidazolecarboxamide ligase yields the protein MITPGEIQRVLAGYARAELTVATVGSHTALQILKGARDEGFRNLAVCRRGTEQVYQQFGVADEILSVARYQDLMEPSFQQQLVARNAILIPHGSFVEYLSPRRIENELAVPQFGNRAVLEWESDRVKERAWLRKAGLTLPQEFRSPEDIDRLVLVKFPGAKGGRGYFMASSATEFEHKLENLNLSDKAQYTIQEFVIGTRFYPHYFYSPLQDRLELLSMDIRYETTIDGLARVGALVQDHLPEPSFVVTGNLPVVARESLLPAILKLGHDVVSASQELFSPGLIGPFCIETICTAELEFVAFEISARIVAGTNLYINGSPYSHLLYDEPMSTGRRIARELKDAVERDALDRVVY from the coding sequence ATGATCACACCAGGAGAGATTCAACGTGTTCTGGCAGGCTATGCACGAGCTGAGCTGACGGTCGCCACGGTGGGGAGCCATACCGCGCTCCAGATCCTCAAAGGAGCACGAGACGAAGGCTTCAGGAATCTCGCGGTCTGCCGGCGCGGCACCGAGCAGGTCTACCAGCAGTTCGGCGTGGCGGACGAGATCCTCTCTGTGGCGCGGTACCAGGACCTTATGGAACCGTCATTTCAGCAGCAGCTCGTCGCCCGAAACGCTATTCTCATTCCGCACGGGTCCTTTGTCGAATACCTCTCGCCACGGCGTATCGAGAACGAGCTCGCGGTGCCCCAGTTCGGCAACCGCGCGGTTCTGGAATGGGAATCTGATCGTGTAAAGGAGCGAGCGTGGCTGCGCAAAGCGGGTCTGACATTACCGCAGGAATTCAGGAGCCCGGAAGATATAGACCGGCTGGTGCTCGTGAAATTCCCCGGCGCGAAGGGCGGCCGCGGCTATTTCATGGCGAGCAGCGCGACTGAGTTCGAGCATAAGCTCGAAAACCTGAACCTGAGCGACAAAGCGCAGTACACGATCCAGGAATTTGTGATCGGCACACGGTTCTATCCCCATTATTTCTACTCGCCGTTGCAGGACCGTTTGGAGCTGCTCAGCATGGATATACGGTACGAGACCACGATTGACGGGCTCGCACGGGTCGGCGCGCTCGTGCAGGATCACCTGCCGGAGCCCTCGTTCGTCGTTACCGGTAATCTCCCGGTCGTTGCGCGCGAGTCGCTGCTCCCGGCGATTTTGAAGCTGGGTCATGACGTTGTTAGCGCCTCGCAGGAACTCTTCAGCCCGGGCCTGATCGGTCCGTTCTGTATCGAGACGATCTGCACCGCTGAGCTGGAGTTCGTTGCGTTCGAGATCTCAGCCCGCATCGTCGCGGGCACCAACCTGTACATCAACGGCTCGCCCTACTCGCACCTCCTTTACGATGAGCCCATGAGCACGGGCAGACGCATCGCCCGTGAGCTCAAGGATGCTGTTGAGCGCGATGCGCTCGACCGCGTTGTTTACTGA